One stretch of Aquimarina sp. Aq107 DNA includes these proteins:
- a CDS encoding 2OG-Fe dioxygenase family protein yields the protein MITEKEISKQIGRTIKSPIRVGSVADLRIDVSSFLHFFRPFFSTLQDDVYLVRSKQITFLKASFSSDSDAIEKLHKPYFEGTQSIDALAYWIEQLDENQKQEFDQLSTITRQRNIATFLIEIWDDQYFVERIVERGFEQDVDDFRVWKRVFKQASRNAVENKLFFELLKRMAGLVKKIHPEVRKIQITSHFMRTISKEKIKGENSPEGVHEDGAQYIMSALVVNRQNIVGAESQIYEKTDASNNELIYNKVLDPGEFIFQADTGEEFTFGNDLWHYVTPIEPEDISKPGIRDIIGFDMDILE from the coding sequence ATGATTACTGAAAAAGAAATATCAAAGCAAATAGGCAGAACTATTAAATCACCCATTCGAGTTGGTAGCGTTGCAGATTTAAGAATAGATGTAAGTTCTTTTCTTCACTTTTTTAGACCTTTTTTTTCTACATTACAAGATGATGTATATTTAGTAAGAAGCAAACAAATCACTTTTTTGAAGGCAAGTTTTTCTTCGGACTCGGATGCTATTGAGAAACTTCATAAACCCTATTTTGAAGGGACACAATCAATAGATGCTTTAGCATATTGGATAGAGCAATTAGATGAGAATCAAAAACAAGAATTTGATCAGTTATCCACAATTACAAGACAACGCAACATTGCTACTTTTTTGATTGAAATTTGGGATGATCAGTATTTTGTAGAAAGAATAGTAGAGCGAGGTTTTGAACAAGATGTAGATGATTTTAGAGTGTGGAAACGTGTTTTTAAACAGGCTAGTAGAAATGCTGTAGAGAACAAATTGTTTTTTGAATTGTTAAAAAGAATGGCTGGTTTGGTAAAAAAGATTCATCCAGAGGTTAGAAAAATCCAGATCACCAGTCATTTTATGAGAACTATTTCTAAAGAAAAGATAAAAGGGGAAAATTCCCCAGAAGGAGTACATGAAGATGGTGCTCAGTATATAATGTCTGCATTGGTAGTAAATCGACAAAATATAGTAGGAGCAGAGAGTCAGATTTATGAAAAAACAGATGCAAGTAACAATGAACTTATTTATAATAAAGTTTTAGATCCCGGAGAGTTTATTTTTCAGGCGGATACAGGAGAGGAATTTACTTTCGGCAATGACCTTTGGCATTACGTAACTCCTATTGAACCAGAAGACATTTCAAAACCTGGAATACGAGATATTATTGGATTTGATATGGATATTTTAGAGTAA